Genomic DNA from Hordeum vulgare subsp. vulgare chromosome 2H, MorexV3_pseudomolecules_assembly, whole genome shotgun sequence:
TCCTATCATGGCTCCTCACGCCGctgtcctcctctccctcctcctgctcACCACCTGCGCGGCGGACACGCATCTCCACTTCTTCCTCCACGACGTGGTCTCCGGGAGCAACCCGACGGCGGTGCAGATCATCAAGGGCCCGGCCTCGTCGTCCAACGCCTTCCCGGGCATGGCCTTCGGCGACACGACCGTCATCGACGACGCGCTGACGGAGACCTCGTCGCCGACGTCGGCGCCCGTGGGGCGCGCGCAGGGGTTCTACATGATGTCGTCGCAGTCGGGCATGGTGCTGATGATGTGCGTGAACTTTCTGCTCACCACGGGGGACTACAACGGCAGCACGCTCGCCGTCATCGGCCGCGACGACATCATGACCACCACGCGGGAGCTCTCCGTGGTGGGCGGCACGGGGAAGTTCCGGATGGCGACGGGGTACGTGCTGTGGAAGACCAACAGTTCGAAAGGCGCCGACGCCACCATCGAGCTCGACGTCTACACCACCGCCCTCAACGGCACCACCACCATCGACGCCAACGCGCCAGTCTCCCCCatcgacgggggcggcggcggtacGGCCGGCGGGGCCACCGGGAAGTCGTCATCGGGCgcggcggcgctgaggggagCAGTACCTTACGGGTGGGCCAACGCGTGGGTAGCCGCCGTCCTTGTAGCTCTGGCTGGTTGCGTTTGGTGAGCAGCTCGATTTCGATACACC
This window encodes:
- the LOC123430123 gene encoding dirigent protein 1-like — its product is MAPHAAVLLSLLLLTTCAADTHLHFFLHDVVSGSNPTAVQIIKGPASSSNAFPGMAFGDTTVIDDALTETSSPTSAPVGRAQGFYMMSSQSGMVLMMCVNFLLTTGDYNGSTLAVIGRDDIMTTTRELSVVGGTGKFRMATGYVLWKTNSSKGADATIELDVYTTALNGTTTIDANAPVSPIDGGGGGTAGGATGKSSSGAAALRGAVPYGWANAWVAAVLVALAGCVW